The following coding sequences are from one uncultured Desulfobacter sp. window:
- the hysB gene encoding NiFeSe hydrogenase small subunit, with amino-acid sequence MKDEHMLPETQQKESGVTRRCFLKTVAGAAAGIGVSQVVNPALVKALEKGLKRHPVIWLQGQGCTGCSVSLLNSVDPSIGDVLLKVISLQYHPTVMASEGESALENLFAIAKEYQGRFSLVVEGAIPTAAEGMYCVVGEYEHKEYTMVDLVKEVAPMAGSCLAVGTCAAFGGIPAAEGNVTGATSCRDFFADNGIETPIVNIAGCPPHPDWIVLSIVHLLEEGIPELDDEGRPMLFFGENIHENCPRLDAYDEDILSKTLSDPRGCRMDLGCKGPSTYADCFKRKWNSGLNWCVDNAVCIGCVEPGFPDASSPFYEPE; translated from the coding sequence GTGAAAGACGAGCATATGTTGCCTGAAACGCAACAAAAAGAATCAGGAGTTACCAGGCGGTGCTTCCTGAAAACCGTTGCCGGTGCCGCAGCCGGCATTGGTGTGTCCCAGGTGGTAAACCCTGCGCTGGTCAAAGCCCTTGAAAAGGGTCTGAAACGCCACCCGGTGATCTGGCTTCAGGGACAGGGCTGCACAGGCTGCTCGGTAAGTCTGCTCAACAGCGTTGATCCCAGCATTGGCGATGTGCTTTTGAAAGTCATCAGCCTGCAATATCACCCCACAGTGATGGCCAGTGAAGGCGAAAGCGCTTTAGAAAATTTGTTTGCCATTGCCAAGGAATACCAGGGAAGATTTTCTCTTGTTGTAGAAGGCGCCATTCCAACGGCAGCAGAAGGTATGTACTGTGTGGTCGGAGAATATGAGCACAAAGAATACACAATGGTTGACCTGGTCAAGGAAGTTGCACCCATGGCCGGATCATGTCTTGCCGTGGGTACCTGTGCCGCATTCGGCGGTATTCCGGCGGCAGAGGGCAATGTCACCGGTGCCACCAGCTGTAGAGACTTTTTTGCAGACAACGGTATTGAAACCCCGATTGTCAATATCGCAGGCTGCCCGCCCCATCCGGACTGGATTGTCCTTTCCATCGTACACCTATTGGAAGAAGGCATCCCTGAATTGGATGACGAAGGACGCCCCATGCTGTTCTTTGGAGAAAATATCCATGAAAACTGCCCCAGACTGGACGCCTATGACGAGGATATACTCTCCAAAACCCTGTCGGATCCCAGAGGCTGTCGTATGGATCTGGGCTGCAAGGGCCCGTCAACCTACGCGGACTGCTTTAAGAGAAAATGGAACAGCGGCCTGAACTGGTGTGTGGATAATGCCGTCTGTATCGGTTGTGTTGAACCCGGTTTCCCGGATGCATCATCACCTTTTTATGAACCCGAATAA
- a CDS encoding response regulator transcription factor has protein sequence MNKTTILVAEDDIHIRLGLTDTLESEGYQVIEAGDGNEALDAFKKHAPDLVLLDVMMPGKSGYDVCRDIRIKDTLVPVIMLTAKGEEIDKVVGLKLGADDYVTKPFGIHELLARIDAVLRRTKRFKSIEQEDESKRPFVFAGFTVDPKRFKAESGDKSFDLSKRELELLRLFATHPGEVLDRETILTRIWGLDYGGTTRTLDQHIAMLRKKIEKYPATPQIITTVHGVGYRFESDQLLH, from the coding sequence ATGAATAAGACAACCATACTTGTGGCAGAGGACGACATTCACATCAGACTCGGCTTAACAGACACCCTGGAAAGTGAGGGGTATCAGGTCATTGAGGCCGGCGACGGCAATGAAGCCCTGGACGCCTTTAAGAAACACGCCCCGGATCTGGTACTCCTGGATGTGATGATGCCGGGCAAAAGTGGTTATGATGTGTGCCGGGACATCCGGATAAAGGACACCCTGGTGCCGGTAATTATGCTCACGGCCAAGGGAGAAGAGATCGACAAGGTGGTGGGCCTGAAACTGGGGGCGGACGACTACGTCACCAAACCATTTGGGATTCATGAACTTTTGGCACGAATTGATGCGGTGCTGCGCCGGACAAAAAGGTTTAAAAGTATAGAACAGGAAGATGAAAGTAAACGCCCATTTGTCTTTGCCGGCTTCACGGTGGATCCCAAACGGTTTAAGGCGGAATCCGGCGACAAAAGTTTTGATTTATCAAAAAGGGAGCTTGAACTGCTCAGACTCTTTGCCACACATCCCGGCGAAGTGCTGGACCGGGAAACCATTTTAACGCGAATCTGGGGATTGGATTATGGCGGGACAACCCGGACCCTGGACCAGCATATTGCCATGCTTAGAAAAAAAATTGAAAAATATCCCGCAACACCCCAAATTATCACCACAGTTCACGGTGTGGGGTACAGATTTGAATCAGATCAACTACTACACTGA